A stretch of the Streptosporangium sp. NBC_01755 genome encodes the following:
- a CDS encoding thioester reductase domain-containing protein has product MTETVLVTGATGFLGGHLCLELLRSTSATIHCIVRSRTDHSATRRLHAHLTRLNGPETGLDLDRVKATRGNMTEPRMGLPVAQYTRLADTVDGIYHCAATVDLAAPFTDLIPGNVTATQEAIRFAGHRRTKALHHISSVVVFAAARELSYPTVDENTEVSLAMAGTLGYGQSKYRAEEEIRRAAATGLPTTIYRAGVIFGSSRHWQFAETDLWTRLVRAAIEVGTAPESPGTIPGAPVDRIAADIVRLSRRPDAPGRVYHPNQAAPIPVAQVFDQARAYGYDLPKRAPAQWKEDLLGHAERPAAQLVLACWEGISYMIVPEPRYLPPTINSALTRSALNGSTDTGPEMILDTEFFTRMLDGITNTFPSHDHERC; this is encoded by the coding sequence GTGACCGAGACGGTGCTGGTGACCGGCGCAACGGGCTTCCTGGGCGGACATCTGTGCCTCGAGCTGCTCCGCTCCACGTCGGCCACGATCCACTGCATTGTCCGAAGCCGCACCGACCACAGTGCGACCCGGCGGCTCCACGCGCATCTGACCAGGCTGAACGGACCCGAAACCGGCCTCGACCTAGACCGGGTCAAGGCCACACGCGGCAACATGACCGAACCGCGCATGGGCCTGCCGGTAGCGCAGTACACCCGCCTGGCCGACACCGTAGACGGCATATACCACTGCGCGGCCACCGTGGATCTCGCCGCCCCCTTCACAGATCTGATACCCGGCAACGTCACCGCGACCCAGGAAGCCATCCGGTTCGCCGGCCATCGCCGAACAAAAGCCCTGCATCACATCTCATCAGTCGTCGTCTTCGCGGCCGCCCGCGAGCTGTCCTACCCCACCGTCGACGAGAACACCGAAGTGAGCCTCGCGATGGCAGGCACACTCGGCTATGGCCAATCGAAGTACCGAGCCGAGGAAGAAATACGCCGAGCCGCTGCCACCGGACTGCCCACCACGATCTACCGCGCCGGTGTGATCTTCGGAAGCAGCCGCCACTGGCAGTTCGCCGAAACCGACCTCTGGACACGGCTGGTCAGAGCCGCCATCGAAGTCGGAACCGCACCAGAGAGCCCAGGCACCATACCCGGCGCACCGGTCGACCGGATCGCCGCCGACATCGTGCGGCTCTCTCGGCGGCCCGACGCCCCCGGCCGGGTCTACCACCCGAACCAGGCAGCTCCGATACCCGTCGCCCAGGTCTTCGACCAGGCCCGCGCCTACGGCTACGACCTGCCGAAACGCGCCCCCGCACAATGGAAGGAAGACCTCCTCGGACACGCCGAACGGCCCGCGGCCCAACTCGTCCTCGCCTGCTGGGAAGGCATCTCCTACATGATCGTCCCAGAGCCGCGGTACCTGCCGCCCACGATCAATTCCGCACTCACAAGATCGGCACTCAACGGATCCACCGACACGGGCCCGGAGATGATCCTGGACACCGAGTTCTTCACCCGGATGCTCGATGGAATAACCAACACATTCCCGTCACATGATCACGAACGGTGTTAG
- a CDS encoding glycine-rich domain-containing protein codes for MASATTVRLTDDELTHPRTLIPERLFGFLTDRIAREEDIPPEDAACVMEQALAFLVACALNPDARLSPSKQVDIGWHAFLAYTREYQEFCAKVADRFIHHAPVDTPEDTISDPLAAIGTTVEAMRAAGLSVVPELWIPASECSQCYAGCADDPRES; via the coding sequence ATGGCTTCTGCCACAACGGTTCGGCTCACCGACGATGAGCTGACACATCCTCGTACCCTCATCCCCGAGAGGCTGTTCGGGTTTCTGACCGACCGCATCGCCCGTGAGGAGGACATCCCTCCGGAGGACGCCGCGTGCGTCATGGAGCAGGCCCTGGCGTTCCTGGTCGCCTGCGCGCTTAACCCGGACGCGCGTCTGTCCCCTTCCAAGCAGGTGGACATCGGCTGGCACGCCTTCCTGGCGTACACCCGCGAGTACCAGGAGTTCTGCGCCAAGGTCGCCGACAGGTTCATTCATCACGCGCCCGTCGATACTCCCGAGGACACGATCTCCGACCCTCTAGCCGCGATCGGGACTACCGTCGAGGCCATGCGAGCCGCGGGCTTGTCGGTTGTCCCCGAGTTGTGGATCCCCGCCAGTGAATGCAGCCAGTGCTACGCGGGCTGCGCCGACGACCCGAGAGAGAGCTGA
- a CDS encoding Scr1 family TA system antitoxin-like transcriptional regulator produces the protein MLPPTDQAREALGARLRELRRDAELSGRDLAERAGWRPPKVSKLELGRQNATEADIRTWCRVCGAEDQIPELIATVRTIDAQYVEWKRQMRGGRRRVQNAIRNEDLEAAVGARLGRQAVLRMGDRRFHIIMAQQALDTWVGSPEVMRGQLAHVRAEMEALPLRLHVGVIPRHADIELGPHAGYWIFDSRIVMTETVTAGLNVTQPREIALYERHFAGLDRLAVYGERAHELIGRALHEIEEI, from the coding sequence GTGCTCCCTCCCACCGACCAGGCCCGCGAAGCCCTGGGCGCACGCCTGCGGGAACTCCGCCGTGACGCGGAGCTGTCCGGCCGTGATCTGGCGGAGCGGGCCGGTTGGCGACCCCCGAAGGTCTCCAAACTGGAGCTGGGCCGGCAGAACGCCACCGAGGCGGACATCCGTACCTGGTGTCGTGTCTGCGGCGCCGAGGACCAGATCCCCGAACTGATCGCCACCGTCCGTACGATCGACGCCCAGTACGTCGAGTGGAAACGTCAGATGCGCGGTGGCCGGCGGCGCGTCCAGAACGCGATCAGGAACGAGGACCTGGAAGCCGCGGTCGGTGCCCGGCTCGGTCGGCAGGCGGTTCTGCGGATGGGGGATCGGCGTTTCCACATCATCATGGCGCAGCAGGCCCTCGACACCTGGGTGGGCAGTCCGGAGGTGATGCGCGGCCAGCTCGCGCACGTCCGCGCCGAGATGGAGGCGCTTCCGCTGCGCCTGCACGTTGGCGTCATCCCCCGGCACGCCGACATCGAGCTCGGCCCGCACGCCGGATACTGGATCTTCGACTCGCGGATCGTCATGACGGAGACCGTCACGGCCGGGCTGAACGTGACCCAGCCTCGGGAGATCGCGCTGTACGAACGGCACTTCGCCGGTTTGGACCGTCTCGCCGTGTATGGGGAGCGCGCGCACGAGCTGATCGGCCGTGCCCTGCACGAGATTGAAGAAATCTGA
- a CDS encoding DUF6879 family protein gives MTYEEFQTCFRDAKRAWHLELKDTYQVAQEDEPLRKWLAGAYDDLAWRLPWQRFIREVTSAGCEVQRLRVVTVPHTDYTRWLLAIAGDNVKAGEDIRYLPRHLATDVDFPAEDCWLFDDDRLVLSVFPGDGRTGAFVVETDPQLIERYRAARDLTWSRGVPHADYV, from the coding sequence ATGACGTATGAGGAGTTCCAGACCTGCTTCCGCGATGCGAAGCGGGCGTGGCACCTGGAGCTGAAGGACACCTACCAGGTCGCCCAGGAGGACGAGCCGCTGCGGAAGTGGCTGGCCGGAGCGTACGACGACCTGGCCTGGCGGCTGCCTTGGCAGCGGTTCATCCGAGAGGTGACGTCGGCCGGCTGCGAGGTTCAGCGGCTCCGCGTCGTCACCGTGCCGCACACGGACTACACCCGGTGGCTGCTGGCCATCGCCGGTGACAACGTGAAGGCGGGCGAGGACATCCGGTATCTGCCGCGCCACCTCGCGACCGACGTGGACTTCCCCGCCGAGGACTGCTGGCTGTTCGACGACGACCGGCTCGTCCTCAGCGTCTTCCCCGGCGACGGCCGTACCGGCGCCTTTGTCGTCGAGACCGACCCACAGCTGATCGAGCGCTACCGCGCGGCCCGGGATCTCACCTGGTCACGTGGTGTTCCCCACGCCGACTACGTCTGA